One window of Brevibacterium pigmentatum genomic DNA carries:
- a CDS encoding TetR/AcrR family transcriptional regulator — MRSTTSDSSPRRSPNSSPETAQKILSAAVAEFAAHGFTKTTVRGIAAAAAVSPGLVIHHFGSKDGLRSACDDHVFDLITSAKARNAEYATMAVQMMFDDPELATAVDYLVKSLLEPSDHGQRYFDHYVNLVESYITEGFAGYTFRQSEDSHGQAATIAVMALAPSLLEHRLHSVLGTEDTAGTMARLAPHLLDLYLHGALESVPDNSDLGDEEP; from the coding sequence ATGCGTTCAACGACTTCCGATTCCAGCCCGCGCCGCTCTCCGAACTCCTCCCCGGAGACGGCGCAGAAGATCCTCTCCGCCGCCGTCGCCGAGTTCGCCGCTCATGGGTTCACGAAGACAACTGTCCGCGGCATCGCCGCTGCGGCCGCGGTCTCCCCCGGGCTGGTCATCCACCATTTCGGTTCCAAGGACGGGCTGCGCAGCGCCTGCGATGATCACGTGTTCGACCTGATAACGAGCGCAAAGGCGCGCAATGCCGAATACGCCACCATGGCAGTGCAGATGATGTTCGACGACCCCGAACTGGCCACGGCAGTTGACTATCTCGTCAAGTCCCTGCTCGAGCCCAGCGACCACGGACAGCGCTACTTCGACCACTATGTCAACCTCGTCGAGTCCTATATCACCGAGGGATTCGCCGGATACACCTTCCGACAGAGCGAGGACTCCCACGGACAGGCGGCGACCATCGCGGTCATGGCTCTGGCACCCTCCCTGCTCGAACATCGTCTGCATTCGGTTCTCGGCACCGAAGACACTGCCGGAACGATGGCCCGACTCGCCCCGCATCTGCTCGATCTCTACCTGCATGGAGCGCTCGAATCCGTCCCCGACAACTCTGACCTAGGAGATGAGGAACCATGA
- a CDS encoding ABC transporter ATP-binding protein, translating into MSTVTRTRRTDDNRASASAAISMRDVVKSYGRVRALDGLDLEVARGEVHGFLGPNGAGKSTTIRLLLGILRHNSGTVRLLGEDPWAKAVPLHRRLAYVPGDVELWPGLTGGEAIDLFARLRGGVDRRRRDELIERFDLDPRKKGRTYSKGNRQKVALISALASDVELLLLDEPTAGLDPLMEAVFQDCIREAKDAGRTVLLSSHILAQVEALADRVSIIRSGRIVETGTLSDLRHLSRTTIAVGLEHDVPALSEMTGVHDLVREGSRLHFSADTAQLPRIMRALGEHDVESLTATPPTLEQLLLRHYGKEES; encoded by the coding sequence ATGAGCACTGTGACCCGCACCCGTCGTACCGACGACAACCGAGCATCCGCCTCGGCGGCGATCTCGATGCGAGACGTCGTGAAATCCTACGGACGCGTCCGCGCACTCGACGGCCTCGACCTCGAGGTCGCCCGCGGCGAAGTCCACGGCTTCCTCGGCCCCAACGGCGCCGGCAAGTCGACGACGATCCGGCTCCTGCTCGGCATCCTGCGACACAATTCGGGTACGGTGCGCCTCCTCGGCGAGGATCCTTGGGCAAAGGCGGTGCCCCTGCACCGCCGCCTGGCCTATGTTCCCGGCGATGTGGAACTGTGGCCGGGGCTGACCGGCGGTGAGGCGATCGACCTGTTCGCCCGGCTGCGCGGAGGGGTCGACAGACGCCGTCGCGATGAACTCATCGAGCGCTTCGATCTCGACCCGCGGAAGAAGGGCCGAACCTACTCGAAGGGCAACCGGCAGAAGGTCGCGCTCATCTCCGCACTGGCCTCGGACGTCGAACTGCTGCTCCTCGACGAACCGACGGCCGGGCTCGACCCGCTCATGGAGGCGGTGTTCCAGGACTGCATCCGCGAGGCGAAGGACGCCGGCCGCACGGTGCTGCTCTCCAGCCACATCCTCGCCCAGGTCGAGGCACTGGCCGATCGGGTATCGATCATCCGCTCCGGTCGCATCGTCGAGACGGGAACTCTGTCCGACCTGCGGCACCTGTCGCGGACGACGATCGCCGTCGGTCTCGAACACGATGTGCCCGCCCTGTCCGAGATGACCGGAGTCCACGACCTCGTCCGCGAAGGTTCGCGGCTGCATTTCAGCGCCGATACGGCGCAGCTGCCCCGTATCATGCGGGCACTCGGCGAGCATGATGTCGAATCGCTCACCGCGACCCCGCCGACCCTCGAGCAGCTGCTGCTGCGTCACTACGGCAAGGAGGAGTCATGA
- a CDS encoding ABC transporter permease, producing the protein MNLLAAHTDDGDRPIHGGGPTAPRSSRHRGAHERERGGRLGESSLAGLGHLLRFMLRRDRLWLPIWVLALSALTAYFANAIAVVMDSDSLQAMTAFAKNPVMALITGPGYGLDQVTVPRFIVGMYGVFLMIGAALMSILTVSRHTRAEEQTGRAELVRASVTGRHTQLIAALVLTVFMNLLLAAGMAAAFGFSQAEPDSWSATVLFAVGIGAVGCVFAAVTAVTVQLSAFARAASSMAGAVLALGFVVRGIGDMSAVSGGSLDWLSWFSPLGWAQQTAPFTLDRWWPLLYSAGLFAVLVVVAVVLQSRRDLGAGIVAERLGRSQAGLLLSTPLGVALRLQASSLIWWSLSMLVMGVVFGSFTGPMDEGAAGMPPEILAIMGGRSGIVDGYLGYTALYFAIIVAAYATIAAGGLRSEESAFHTEPVLATAVSRSGWLASWAAVTLVGAGWLMVMAGLGEGVGAAVSMDDWSLLWPALLGHLAQTPSIWALLGFAYLLYGLAPRLMSLSWIVFGASAVLALFGGLMQLDDAVLDLSLFTHIGQYPAQEISAEAVLWLAGIAVVLVGVGMVGFRRRDLVTA; encoded by the coding sequence ATGAATCTGCTGGCCGCGCACACGGACGATGGGGATCGCCCCATCCACGGCGGTGGGCCCACAGCACCTCGGTCGTCGCGCCATCGTGGTGCACATGAACGCGAGCGGGGCGGCCGCCTCGGCGAGTCAAGCCTGGCCGGGCTGGGTCACCTGCTGAGGTTCATGCTGCGCCGGGACCGGCTGTGGCTGCCGATCTGGGTGCTCGCCCTTTCCGCACTCACCGCGTATTTCGCGAATGCGATCGCCGTGGTCATGGATTCGGATTCGCTGCAGGCGATGACGGCGTTCGCGAAGAATCCGGTGATGGCGCTCATCACGGGGCCGGGTTACGGGCTCGACCAGGTGACCGTCCCGCGGTTCATCGTCGGCATGTACGGGGTGTTCCTCATGATCGGGGCGGCTCTGATGTCGATCCTCACGGTCTCTCGGCACACTCGCGCCGAGGAGCAGACCGGGCGGGCCGAGCTCGTCCGCGCGAGCGTCACCGGTCGGCATACTCAGCTCATTGCGGCCCTTGTGCTCACGGTGTTCATGAATCTCCTGCTCGCTGCTGGGATGGCGGCGGCGTTCGGATTCTCTCAGGCCGAACCGGATTCGTGGTCGGCGACGGTGCTGTTCGCGGTCGGGATCGGCGCGGTGGGCTGTGTCTTCGCGGCCGTCACCGCGGTCACGGTGCAGCTGAGCGCGTTCGCCAGGGCCGCCTCGTCGATGGCCGGCGCGGTGCTTGCTCTCGGCTTCGTCGTCCGCGGTATCGGCGATATGTCGGCGGTGTCCGGGGGTTCGCTCGATTGGCTGTCGTGGTTCTCGCCCTTGGGGTGGGCGCAGCAGACGGCGCCGTTCACCCTCGACCGCTGGTGGCCGCTGCTGTATTCGGCCGGTCTGTTCGCAGTCCTCGTCGTCGTGGCCGTGGTGCTGCAGTCCCGTCGCGATCTGGGTGCCGGGATCGTCGCCGAACGGCTGGGCCGGTCGCAGGCAGGACTGCTGCTGTCGACGCCGTTGGGTGTGGCACTGCGCCTGCAGGCATCGAGTCTGATCTGGTGGTCGCTGAGCATGCTGGTCATGGGAGTGGTGTTCGGTTCGTTCACCGGGCCCATGGACGAAGGAGCGGCGGGGATGCCGCCGGAGATTCTGGCGATCATGGGCGGTCGGTCCGGAATCGTCGACGGCTATCTCGGCTATACGGCCCTGTACTTCGCGATCATCGTTGCCGCGTATGCGACCATCGCCGCAGGTGGGCTGCGGTCTGAGGAATCCGCCTTCCACACCGAACCGGTGCTTGCGACCGCGGTCTCCCGCAGCGGCTGGTTGGCTTCGTGGGCCGCCGTGACGCTGGTCGGGGCGGGATGGCTGATGGTCATGGCCGGTCTTGGCGAAGGAGTAGGGGCCGCGGTGTCGATGGACGATTGGTCCCTGCTGTGGCCTGCCCTGCTCGGCCACCTCGCGCAGACGCCGTCGATCTGGGCCCTGCTCGGCTTCGCCTACCTGCTCTATGGCCTCGCCCCGCGGCTGATGAGCCTGAGCTGGATCGTCTTCGGCGCCTCGGCGGTGCTCGCGCTCTTCGGCGGGCTGATGCAGCTCGACGACGCGGTCCTCGATCTGTCCCTGTTCACCCATATCGGCCAATATCCGGCCCAGGAAATCTCCGCCGAGGCGGTGCTGTGGTTGGCCGGAATCGCTGTGGTCCTCGTCGGTGTTGGGATGGTCGGGTTCCGGAGGCGGGACCTGGTTACGGCGTGA
- a CDS encoding helix-turn-helix transcriptional regulator, which yields MSSNAEGKAQDPRRSLGDFIVELESSGVGPVDTELCHLLWTECAGRARFAEAVLRAGATAGVTVEPESAAFADWVVELCPRLSLELGPGDTAAASVLAQLSAVSETTAVRALTAVADDLLGGIGVNDPEGVLIRLHSSGTLTRVEDSVRGSLLQVPTLIAAKLRYDLTTTPDAGPVVASLLEVLIEHMESAGTVEPELLSDVLLLARHGGYWPQLLRVTEAVGIPMFLLTPRTACTAFRLLPPKTRANWPGLEFFGTLAEDIDADSAAADPARIRAAAIRHTGPGLLRSRLPPILGDSAPGEDGSGESRPDGLPVDVIDTVRQLIGLADSGRHGDAEELGMRAATKMPSVRGRSVVRLLTAIALHHAAKSRRALSLLKEIEGPARAGHIDGDFLLPAIIAWTALISAVSGDCERADIHLALAAESSELSRAGDGTGSVAGRSATRPSVIIDELVTPPLRIAAALRALDRLDVQRAQTEIDALSAYPELRTLWVYLPLIARTLAVLSAKSESGLLFVNDDAERYRDSGSLSAAEKDLLAFGRSMVFIALGQLRWAELDRERLSPACDARIVLDVRSKLVAGRNDEAIACADTWFYHRSLSPRSRAELAAIRAAAKLRTGDEAAAQGDFTMAVSLSTWVSSLLPLALLPLPDRSRLVDLTADSPVWADAANEFSVTFASSTQLMERLCHIGSVSVDLAEAPQLNVGEAQLIDLLARGLSVAEIAGELQQVTGTVKNRLSALYRKFGVSNRADVLSRARSLGYLTP from the coding sequence ATGAGCTCGAATGCTGAAGGGAAAGCGCAAGATCCTCGCCGCAGTCTGGGAGACTTCATCGTCGAACTCGAATCTTCAGGCGTGGGCCCGGTCGACACAGAGCTCTGCCACCTGCTGTGGACTGAATGCGCCGGTCGTGCTCGCTTCGCCGAGGCGGTCCTCCGTGCCGGAGCCACCGCAGGGGTCACGGTGGAGCCCGAGTCTGCTGCCTTCGCCGATTGGGTCGTCGAACTGTGTCCACGGCTGTCCCTGGAGCTGGGACCCGGTGACACGGCGGCAGCCTCGGTGCTCGCTCAGCTCAGCGCTGTGTCGGAGACGACCGCCGTGCGGGCGCTGACCGCGGTAGCCGACGACCTCCTCGGCGGAATCGGGGTCAACGACCCCGAGGGCGTGCTGATCCGACTCCACTCCAGCGGGACGCTCACTCGTGTAGAGGATTCGGTGCGGGGCTCACTGCTGCAGGTTCCGACCCTCATCGCGGCCAAGCTGCGATATGACCTCACCACCACACCCGATGCGGGGCCTGTGGTCGCCTCACTTCTCGAGGTGCTCATCGAACATATGGAATCGGCGGGCACCGTCGAGCCCGAACTCCTCAGCGACGTGCTGCTCTTGGCCCGACACGGCGGCTATTGGCCCCAGCTCCTGCGAGTAACCGAGGCAGTGGGCATACCGATGTTCCTGCTCACTCCGCGGACCGCTTGCACCGCGTTTCGTCTTCTGCCGCCCAAGACTCGTGCGAACTGGCCCGGACTCGAATTCTTCGGAACACTCGCCGAGGACATCGACGCCGATTCCGCTGCCGCCGATCCGGCACGCATCCGTGCCGCCGCGATCAGGCATACCGGCCCGGGACTTCTGAGGTCACGACTGCCGCCGATCCTCGGCGACTCGGCACCGGGAGAAGATGGGAGCGGAGAATCCCGGCCGGACGGATTGCCGGTGGATGTCATCGACACCGTTCGTCAGCTGATCGGTCTCGCCGATTCCGGCCGGCATGGTGATGCCGAAGAATTGGGCATGCGTGCCGCGACGAAGATGCCCAGTGTGCGTGGGCGTTCAGTCGTCCGACTTCTCACTGCGATCGCACTCCACCATGCAGCCAAGTCTCGCCGGGCACTGTCCCTGCTCAAAGAGATCGAGGGACCCGCTCGGGCCGGTCACATCGACGGCGACTTCCTGCTGCCGGCAATCATCGCGTGGACGGCTCTCATCTCGGCCGTCAGCGGCGACTGTGAACGAGCCGATATCCATCTCGCATTGGCAGCAGAGTCGTCCGAGCTCAGCCGAGCCGGTGACGGAACCGGCTCTGTCGCAGGTCGTTCAGCAACACGGCCGAGCGTCATCATCGATGAGCTCGTCACGCCGCCGCTGCGTATCGCCGCGGCACTGCGGGCCCTCGACCGTCTCGACGTGCAACGCGCTCAGACGGAAATCGACGCACTGTCCGCATACCCCGAGCTGCGAACCTTGTGGGTCTACCTGCCTCTCATCGCTCGGACCTTGGCAGTGCTGTCCGCAAAGTCCGAATCCGGGCTGCTCTTCGTCAACGATGATGCCGAGCGGTATCGCGACTCCGGAAGCCTATCCGCAGCCGAGAAGGATCTGCTTGCGTTCGGACGCAGCATGGTCTTCATCGCACTCGGTCAGCTGCGGTGGGCCGAGCTCGACCGAGAGAGGCTCTCGCCGGCATGTGATGCGCGCATCGTCCTCGACGTCCGCTCAAAGCTCGTGGCCGGTCGCAACGACGAGGCGATCGCGTGCGCCGACACCTGGTTCTATCACCGTTCGCTCAGTCCGCGCAGCCGCGCAGAACTCGCCGCCATCAGAGCAGCGGCCAAGCTGCGCACCGGGGACGAGGCCGCAGCGCAGGGTGATTTCACGATGGCTGTGAGTCTTTCGACCTGGGTGAGCTCACTGCTGCCGCTTGCACTGCTGCCGCTGCCCGATCGCAGTCGACTCGTCGACCTCACAGCTGACTCGCCGGTATGGGCGGATGCTGCGAATGAGTTCTCCGTGACCTTTGCCTCGTCGACGCAGCTTATGGAGCGCCTGTGCCATATCGGCTCGGTCTCCGTGGACCTAGCAGAAGCGCCGCAGCTCAACGTCGGCGAAGCCCAACTCATCGATCTGCTGGCACGTGGCCTGTCCGTGGCTGAGATCGCCGGCGAACTGCAGCAGGTCACGGGAACCGTGAAGAACCGTCTCTCCGCCCTCTACCGCAAATTCGGAGTCTCGAACCGGGCGGACGTTCTCAGCCGGGCCCGGTCCTTGGGGTACCTCACGCCGTAA
- a CDS encoding O-antigen ligase family protein, which produces MSSTRSGVGGLLLILLLVAIVPVAVVVAFGVPVPFMVAVGIGYMLQLLVIVVAAFHWRVQPRDPWIAIAIVYGIMQATTLVSVGMRYGIYDVLDLLGAAAGIIGILVFAGLVQALHPSEHDLHTFLGGFLWLTFIAIIVNFVQHASDIPLMFSADSSYQFEFASFFANRNQFGYFLFLGLVAHMLYLHARRCRAHNIGLFALQIASLFLTMSRGSIAASLIFLTVFAVLRLRTKPKYFASFLAVGGIGAAVVVTTGVGDKLEELILRPDAALAGRDVVWSIGLDIWREHGILLGSGSFRGVMFAQERGMPYEEFHSFFVESLVGGGMVELILMLLILGLAWRRVVRSHLDVGRRHVLYASAVGVMGLSCVESVSFFTVGLVGTLFTIFFVSLPILYAGLPPAAVRQSARGQSEIDAAN; this is translated from the coding sequence ATGAGTTCGACTCGAAGCGGAGTCGGCGGGCTTCTGCTCATACTTCTCCTGGTCGCAATCGTGCCGGTGGCTGTGGTGGTGGCATTCGGAGTCCCGGTGCCGTTCATGGTGGCGGTGGGCATCGGCTATATGCTGCAGTTGCTGGTCATCGTCGTCGCGGCCTTCCACTGGCGAGTTCAGCCAAGGGATCCGTGGATCGCGATTGCCATCGTCTACGGAATCATGCAGGCGACCACTCTGGTTTCTGTGGGCATGAGGTACGGAATCTATGACGTTCTGGACCTGCTCGGAGCGGCCGCTGGGATCATCGGAATCCTTGTCTTCGCCGGCCTGGTCCAGGCGCTGCACCCGAGTGAGCACGACTTGCACACCTTTCTCGGCGGATTTCTGTGGCTCACGTTCATCGCCATCATCGTCAACTTCGTGCAGCACGCATCCGACATTCCTCTGATGTTCAGCGCCGACTCGAGTTACCAGTTCGAGTTCGCCAGCTTCTTCGCCAACCGCAATCAGTTCGGATACTTCCTGTTCCTCGGCCTCGTCGCCCATATGCTGTACCTCCATGCCCGACGCTGTCGCGCGCACAACATCGGTCTCTTCGCCCTGCAGATCGCCTCGCTGTTTCTGACCATGTCGCGGGGATCGATTGCCGCCTCACTCATCTTCCTCACCGTCTTCGCCGTGCTCAGGCTCCGGACCAAACCGAAGTACTTCGCTTCTTTCCTCGCCGTCGGCGGAATCGGTGCCGCGGTCGTAGTCACCACCGGAGTCGGAGACAAACTCGAAGAACTCATTCTGAGACCGGACGCCGCGTTGGCGGGCCGCGACGTCGTCTGGTCGATCGGACTCGACATCTGGCGAGAGCACGGGATCCTGCTCGGCAGCGGAAGCTTCCGCGGCGTCATGTTCGCTCAGGAGAGGGGAATGCCCTATGAGGAATTCCACAGCTTCTTCGTCGAATCGTTGGTCGGCGGAGGAATGGTCGAGCTGATCCTGATGCTGCTGATCCTCGGGTTGGCCTGGCGCAGGGTCGTCCGATCACACCTCGACGTCGGACGTCGACATGTCCTCTACGCCTCGGCAGTTGGGGTCATGGGTCTGTCCTGCGTCGAAAGCGTCTCCTTCTTCACCGTCGGCCTCGTGGGCACACTCTTCACGATCTTCTTCGTCTCTCTGCCGATTCTGTATGCTGGCCTCCCGCCTGCAGCTGTCCGCCAGTCTGCACGAGGACAGTCGGAAATCGACGCGGCGAACTGA
- a CDS encoding glycosyltransferase family 4 protein, whose protein sequence is MDVLMIAHFTGGGRRPDDRFDTLAGILARRGAEVELVTSSFHHLSKKHRDPSDGETQLFVTTYVSEPAYRTNVSMRRLLSHRALGRNLKEYLRHRRVPDVVYCAVPSLEAAHAATEFAARNGVRLILDVQDLWPEAFELVLRPHWAGRSVLAPLRRTAERIYRAADSVVTVSETYSNRVAEARGDAAGVTTVYLGTDLQRFDSFGANRPTDDGYIELAYVGTLGHSYDLPTVFEALRILKRAGKRMRLHVMGTGPFETQWRGETADLLEEVIFYGRLEYPEMVARLRGCDIAVNPIVAGAAQSITNKIGDYAAAGLPVVNSQECPEYRDLLVAYGAGISCEPTAEAVAAALVELAQDRNLVERGMGSRRMAEERFDRAVTYERLGGVVLDAT, encoded by the coding sequence ATGGACGTATTGATGATCGCCCACTTCACCGGCGGCGGAAGACGGCCGGATGACCGGTTCGACACCTTGGCCGGCATTCTCGCCCGTCGGGGAGCCGAGGTCGAGCTGGTCACTTCGTCGTTCCACCATCTGTCCAAGAAGCATCGGGACCCTTCCGACGGGGAGACTCAGCTCTTCGTGACCACCTACGTCTCTGAACCTGCCTATCGGACCAACGTCTCCATGCGTCGTCTTCTCAGCCACCGGGCCCTCGGTCGGAACCTCAAGGAATATCTGCGGCACCGACGGGTGCCCGACGTCGTCTACTGCGCCGTGCCCTCGCTCGAAGCCGCGCACGCTGCGACCGAATTCGCCGCAAGAAACGGTGTGCGACTCATCCTCGATGTGCAGGATCTGTGGCCCGAAGCCTTCGAACTCGTGCTCAGACCACATTGGGCCGGACGTTCCGTGCTCGCACCGCTGCGCAGAACAGCTGAACGGATCTATCGTGCTGCAGACTCAGTGGTCACTGTCTCCGAGACCTACTCGAATCGCGTTGCTGAGGCTCGCGGGGACGCGGCCGGGGTGACGACCGTCTATCTCGGCACCGACCTGCAGCGCTTCGACAGTTTCGGCGCGAACCGACCGACCGACGACGGATACATCGAACTTGCATACGTCGGCACCCTGGGGCACAGCTACGACCTGCCGACGGTATTCGAAGCACTTCGCATACTGAAGCGTGCAGGAAAGCGCATGCGCCTGCATGTGATGGGCACGGGACCGTTCGAGACCCAATGGCGCGGGGAAACTGCCGATCTGCTCGAAGAGGTCATCTTCTACGGCAGACTCGAGTATCCGGAGATGGTCGCACGTCTGCGAGGATGCGATATCGCGGTCAATCCCATCGTTGCGGGAGCCGCACAGTCCATCACCAACAAGATCGGCGACTACGCTGCGGCAGGGCTGCCGGTCGTCAACTCTCAGGAATGCCCCGAGTATCGGGACCTGCTCGTCGCCTACGGAGCAGGAATCAGTTGTGAACCGACGGCGGAAGCCGTCGCCGCAGCGCTGGTGGAACTGGCCCAAGACCGAAATCTGGTGGAACGCGGTATGGGGTCACGACGGATGGCCGAGGAGCGCTTCGATCGGGCGGTGACCTATGAACGCCTCGGCGGGGTGGTCCTCGATGCGACCTGA
- a CDS encoding lipopolysaccharide biosynthesis protein, whose amino-acid sequence MEIRSRLGGAKLAAVVLVSAQMVAAGGAVAVNLLAAFVLSPSGRGDLAFALQLAYFLSVFAIMGLERPFIAARSGGFGTEYRVFARMVTPGTLCILPIVVLAAMVSPFSTTWLWMGVIAIAGYVALNSLVRALRVAYVCSREWKWFTVNAVATQVIIVVGAALLVLLRMDDPVVWMWAYAASALPAVALLFLAPRGWKQSAPSRAESRGLRRRGWVLLPSDFSNTAMLRSDRLLLPMLSSSAELGLYVTVATVLEMATWPVQQWVDASLRSWSKSFSSGPLPVLRVIVRSVLLLIVFAAVLAGAAFAMIIFVLPESYRPATAVIVPLAASAVVFGLTRVQQGLLIALDAPGRVSIVEIVGTAASVLAYLTLIPPYGMLGAAYGSIIGYSVCAAAGAYALIRVLRSRPESSACDGLAEDANNSDPRSAAEADVTAMADTAMSDAIHRHSDTTRK is encoded by the coding sequence ATGGAGATTCGTAGCAGACTCGGGGGAGCGAAGCTCGCGGCCGTTGTCCTGGTCAGCGCGCAGATGGTCGCTGCAGGTGGAGCGGTGGCGGTGAACCTGCTGGCAGCCTTCGTGCTGAGCCCGTCGGGACGCGGAGATCTCGCCTTTGCCCTGCAGCTCGCGTACTTCCTCTCCGTGTTCGCGATCATGGGTCTCGAGCGGCCCTTCATCGCCGCTCGGTCCGGAGGCTTCGGCACCGAATACCGAGTCTTCGCCCGAATGGTGACGCCGGGGACTCTCTGCATCCTTCCGATCGTGGTCCTCGCAGCGATGGTGTCACCGTTCAGCACCACATGGCTGTGGATGGGCGTCATCGCAATCGCAGGATATGTTGCACTCAATTCGCTGGTGCGTGCGCTGCGCGTCGCCTATGTCTGCAGCCGGGAATGGAAGTGGTTCACCGTCAACGCGGTCGCCACCCAGGTGATCATCGTGGTCGGTGCCGCATTGCTGGTGCTGCTGCGTATGGACGACCCGGTGGTGTGGATGTGGGCATATGCCGCATCGGCGCTTCCTGCCGTCGCTCTTCTGTTCCTCGCGCCGCGCGGGTGGAAGCAGTCGGCACCCTCCCGGGCGGAGAGCCGGGGGCTGCGCCGCCGCGGCTGGGTTCTGCTCCCCTCAGACTTCAGCAACACCGCGATGCTGCGCTCGGACCGACTGCTGCTTCCAATGCTGAGCAGTTCGGCGGAGCTCGGCCTGTATGTCACCGTCGCCACAGTTCTCGAGATGGCGACGTGGCCGGTGCAGCAGTGGGTTGACGCTTCTCTGCGCAGCTGGTCGAAGTCGTTCTCGTCGGGCCCGCTCCCAGTCCTCCGTGTCATCGTCCGAAGCGTCCTTCTGCTGATCGTCTTCGCGGCAGTGCTGGCGGGTGCGGCCTTCGCCATGATCATCTTCGTGCTTCCCGAGTCCTATCGGCCGGCGACCGCAGTGATCGTTCCCTTGGCGGCCTCAGCTGTCGTATTCGGACTGACTCGCGTCCAGCAGGGTCTGCTCATTGCCTTGGACGCGCCGGGACGGGTCTCGATCGTCGAAATCGTCGGCACGGCCGCCTCGGTGCTCGCCTATCTCACGCTGATTCCGCCCTACGGCATGCTCGGTGCAGCCTACGGGTCGATCATCGGGTACTCCGTCTGTGCCGCAGCAGGTGCGTACGCACTCATCCGAGTGCTCAGGAGCAGACCCGAATCTTCGGCTTGCGACGGGCTCGCCGAGGATGCGAATAACAGCGATCCACGATCGGCCGCGGAAGCGGATGTGACGGCCATGGCCGACACAGCCATGAGCGACGCCATCCATCGACACTCAGACACAACGAGGAAGTGA
- a CDS encoding sugar transferase — protein MDEIEQQPAATRARRMNTRTQRRPYDTVKRGIDVCLSVFGLIITAPLQAVVAVVVLVVHGRPVLFRQPRPGRGGKVFDILKFRTMLHPDADRITDGQRLTRLGRFLRASSLDELPSLWNVACGEMSLVGPRPLRVEYLDRYTPEQSRRHEALPGITGLAQVRGRNDLDWDDKFRLDVEYVDTRCLRLDLLILLQTVQTVLGRQGISKGGFDTMPTFTGERNAGNGDS, from the coding sequence ATGGACGAGATCGAGCAGCAGCCGGCAGCCACTCGCGCGCGCCGAATGAATACCCGTACGCAACGACGCCCTTACGACACCGTGAAACGAGGGATCGATGTCTGCCTCAGCGTATTCGGGCTGATCATCACAGCACCCCTGCAAGCGGTCGTCGCCGTTGTCGTGCTCGTCGTCCATGGCAGGCCCGTGCTCTTCAGGCAGCCTCGTCCCGGGCGCGGAGGGAAGGTGTTCGACATTCTGAAGTTCCGAACCATGCTGCATCCGGACGCCGACCGTATCACCGATGGACAGCGACTGACCCGGCTCGGCCGGTTCCTGCGGGCGTCGAGCCTCGACGAACTGCCTTCGCTGTGGAACGTCGCCTGCGGCGAGATGAGTCTCGTCGGACCGCGACCGCTGCGGGTGGAGTATCTTGACCGGTACACGCCTGAACAGTCCCGGCGACACGAGGCGCTGCCCGGAATCACCGGTTTGGCGCAGGTTCGTGGCCGCAACGACCTCGACTGGGACGACAAATTCCGACTCGATGTGGAATACGTCGACACCCGGTGTCTGAGACTCGACCTGCTCATTCTCCTGCAGACAGTGCAGACCGTGCTCGGACGGCAGGGCATCAGCAAGGGCGGCTTCGACACGATGCCCACGTTCACCGGAGAGAGGAACGCGGGCAATGGAGATTCGTAG
- a CDS encoding arsenate reductase/protein-tyrosine-phosphatase family protein: MSESFTVLTVCTGNLCRSRLAELVLAQRFADVSEIRLRSAGTRAAPGRMMPEEAREVAGFMGVINIRAQRARQVSEDSLSAADLVLVMTREHRRAVVELNPRIVRRTFTIRELASLAAVTRDDEIVSEGALPSADRATRLRAAVGAAVRRRSRRRAPDLPTDDDVIDPYGCDRDIYALAALQLAPAVEGVAVLFQRALNLGEEE, encoded by the coding sequence ATGTCTGAGAGCTTCACCGTGCTCACTGTGTGCACCGGAAACCTCTGTCGCTCGCGTCTTGCCGAGCTGGTGCTGGCCCAGAGGTTCGCCGACGTCTCCGAGATCCGCCTGCGCTCGGCCGGCACCCGTGCCGCACCGGGGCGAATGATGCCCGAAGAAGCCCGGGAAGTTGCGGGGTTCATGGGGGTGATCAACATCCGGGCCCAGCGGGCGCGGCAGGTCAGTGAGGATTCGCTCAGCGCGGCTGACCTCGTGCTCGTCATGACACGCGAGCACCGACGCGCAGTCGTCGAACTCAACCCGCGCATCGTTCGGCGGACCTTCACGATCCGCGAACTCGCAAGTCTCGCGGCGGTGACTCGCGACGACGAGATCGTCAGCGAGGGCGCTCTTCCGTCAGCGGACCGGGCGACGCGTCTGCGGGCCGCGGTCGGAGCGGCGGTGCGACGGCGCAGTCGCAGACGCGCACCGGATCTTCCCACAGATGATGACGTGATCGACCCGTATGGGTGCGATCGGGACATCTATGCGCTCGCGGCTCTGCAGCTCGCCCCAGCGGTCGAAGGCGTGGCAGTCCTGTTCCAGAGGGCACTCAACCTCGGTGAGGAGGAATGA